From one Polynucleobacter sp. UK-FUSCHL-C3 genomic stretch:
- a CDS encoding beta-ketoacyl-ACP reductase — protein MRLRNKVALITGGANGIGFATAKRFDEEGAKVILTDLNANAVKEAASQLKQAEPHVMNVTDRASIQAVVDEVIAKHQHIDILINNAGITQDARLVKMTEQQFDEVIDVNLKGVFNCTQIIVPHMLEAKKGSIINASSVVGLYGNFGQTNYSASKFGVIGFTKTWAREFGQKGIRVNAVCPGFIATEMVKAMPEDILQGIEKRSWMSRLGSPEEIANVYLFLASDESSYVNGVTIEASGGISL, from the coding sequence ATGCGATTACGCAATAAAGTGGCTTTAATTACAGGCGGTGCTAATGGCATTGGTTTTGCTACCGCCAAGCGCTTTGATGAAGAGGGTGCGAAGGTCATACTGACGGACCTTAATGCGAATGCGGTCAAAGAAGCGGCATCTCAACTGAAGCAGGCCGAGCCCCATGTAATGAACGTTACCGATCGCGCCAGTATTCAAGCGGTGGTCGATGAGGTGATTGCCAAGCATCAGCATATCGATATATTGATTAACAATGCGGGCATTACTCAAGATGCCCGCTTGGTCAAAATGACTGAGCAGCAATTTGATGAGGTGATTGATGTCAACTTAAAGGGTGTATTTAACTGTACGCAAATTATTGTTCCCCACATGCTTGAGGCAAAAAAAGGCTCGATAATCAACGCTTCAAGCGTAGTAGGTTTATATGGCAATTTTGGGCAGACCAATTACTCAGCTTCTAAATTCGGCGTAATTGGATTTACCAAGACTTGGGCAAGAGAGTTTGGTCAGAAGGGCATTCGCGTCAATGCAGTTTGCCCAGGTTTTATCGCCACAGAGATGGTGAAGGCAATGCCAGAAGATATTTTGCAAGGGATTGAGAAGCGGTCGTGGATGTCGCGCCTGGGATCCCCCGAAGAGATAGCCAATGTGTACCTCTTTTTAGCGAGTGACGAGTCAAGTTATGTCAATGGAGTGACCATTGAAGCCAGCGGTGGGATTTCTCTCTAA